One part of the Magallana gigas chromosome 5, xbMagGiga1.1, whole genome shotgun sequence genome encodes these proteins:
- the LOC136275922 gene encoding collagen alpha-1(II) chain-like, producing MGEMGQPGSPGIPGPSVYGAAMQGWFQRAPVFKGPGYQGDEAKTQEKEDVFKALKDITEELRKLKFPDGSKEAPARTCQQIKKNKPDAEDGYYWVDPNAGVKLDAIRVYCDFRSKKIYTCVLPAMNITDEHTAPGATQSPLWYASQHLQDGEIPYQSKVVQIKFLQSLHDKAEQEITFHCKNSVAYRDAQSKSKDRAILLTTFNGDWLGANNKKKFRYKVTEDGCQVKDGSWGKTVFEVKTKKTNRLPIVDVGIADIGQQDQAFRVEVGRVCFS from the exons GGTATCCCAGGTCCTTCTGTATACGGTGCCGCCATGCAAGGCTGGTTCCAAAGAGCCCCGGTCTTCAAAGGCCCCGGGTACCAGGGAGACGAGGCTAAGACCCAAGAG aaagaagatgtgtttaaagctCTTAAAGATATAACAGAGGAATTGAGGAAGTTGAAATTTCCAGATGGCTCAAAAGAGGCTCCAGCCAGAACGTGTCAACAGATCAAGAAAAATAAGCCAGACGCAGAAGATG GGTACTACTGGGTTGATCCTAATGCTGGTGTTAAACTCGATGCCATCCGAGTCTACTGTGACTTCAGGAGTAAGAAGATTTACACGTGCGTTTTGCCAGCGATGAACATT ACCGATGAACACACTGCTCCAGGAGCGACCCAATCACCCCTGTGGTACGCCTCCCAGCACTTACAGGATGGAGAG atCCCATACCAGTCCAAAGTGGTACAGATTAAGTTCCTTCAGAGCTTACACGATAAAGCCGAGCAGGAGATCACTTTCCATTGTAAGAACTCGGTAGCTTACCGCGATGCCCAATCAAAGAGCAAAGACAGGGCCATCCTTCTAACAACATTCAACGGAGACTGGCTGGGCGCGAACAACAAAAAGAAATTTAGATACAAGGTCACAGAGGATGGATGTCAG gtgaaaGACGGCTCATGGGGGAAAACTGTGTTTGAGGTAAAAACGAAGAAGACCAACAGATTACCGATCGTTGACGTTGGTATTGCCGACATAGGGCAGCAAGACCAGGCCTTCAGGGTGGAAGTTGGACGTGTTTGTTTTTCGTGA
- the LOC105329713 gene encoding uncharacterized protein translates to MYTILFMIGLIWSSGIEGVLHGMNKDGGLQISGDGVLDIDNGSGVGPTLVDDEDVEDISGESSGSGQLSTKTHHEFSTTTTTRSLTACEQLRLSAENTTVDAYRPKCTLNGEYEPLQCHRRMFNKECWCVDQLGNEVTGTRMMQPHVPDCITGIGLKPCVLQLLKRRQGLLGVYHPRCTIDGEFEKIQCHGSACWCVDQGGIERPETRVYQPEVPNCIYPTKRPDTEKVTKLSPTTPAPTPEPEKVTPSPKDNNVYNTKTEENEEENVSVANIVPGKGSGDNFGILPGGDAYDETGKDENKGIVDKEEIEGRTDKQDSSPIVYIMGRPGLLAAVIGGAVVALLLTILLVMFIVYRMRKKDEGSYPLDEQKYTNYSYMKAPDKEFYA, encoded by the exons ATGTATACGATTTTATTTATGATTGGGCTCATATGGAGTTCTGGAATCGAAGGagttttacatggaatgaataag GATGGTGGACTCCAAATTTCAGGAGATGGTGTATTAGATATTGACAAT GGAAGTGGAGTTGGTCCCACCTTAGTGGATGATGAAGATGTGGAAGATATCTCTGGAGAATCTTCAGGATCAGGACAGCTTTCCACCAAAACTCACCATG AGTTCTCGACCACCACCACCACTCGCTCCCTTACGGCGTGCGAACAATTACGATTATCAGCAGAAAACACCACAGTGGACGCCTACAGACCAAAGTGCACACTGAATGGAGAGTACGAACCTCTGCAGTGTCACCGTAGAATGTTCAATAAAGAGTGCTGGTGTGTTGACCAGCTGGGCAATGAAGTAACAGGCACCAGAATGATGCAACCACATGTTCCAGACTGCATCACAG gTATCGGCCTAAAGCCCTGTGTTTTACAGTTGCTTAAAAGAAGACAAGGACTGTTGGGTGTATATCATCCAAGGTGTACAATTGATggagaatttgaaaaaattcagtGCCATGGGTCCGCCTGCTGGTGTGTAGATCAGGGTGGAATTGAACGACCAGAAACTCGAGTATACCAACCAGAAGTACCCAACTGCATAT ACCCAACAAAGAGGCCTGATACAGAAAAGGTCACCAAATTGAGCCCTACTACACCAGCTCCAACACCTGAACCAGAAAAAGTTACACCGAGCCCGAAAGACAATAATGTC TATAATacaaaaacagaagaaaatgaAGAGGAGAATGTTTCAGTAGCAAATATCGTTCCTGGCAAAGGTTCCG gtgataattttggaATTCTCCCGGGTGGAGATGCATATGATGAGACTGGCAAAGACGAAAACAAAGGAATAGTAGACAAAGAGGAAATTGAAGGAAGGACAGACAAACAAGATTCCTCTCCTATTGTTTATATAATGGGAAGACCAGGATTACTTGCAG CTGTAATTGGTGGAGCAGTGGTGGCTTTGTTGTTGACCATTTTACTTGTGATGTTTATTGTTTATCGAATGAGAAAGAAGGATGAAGGAAGTTACCCGCTGGATGAACAGAAGTACACAAACTATTCATACATGAAGGCCCCTGACAAGGAATTCTATGCATGA